A region from the Lolium perenne isolate Kyuss_39 chromosome 4, Kyuss_2.0, whole genome shotgun sequence genome encodes:
- the LOC127346712 gene encoding F-box protein At5g03100-like, producing the protein MSGGGDLFGALPEELLHHVLSFLPSREAVKSSLLSRRWRHLWRSTPAFRVRGNGHGFRLFVNSLIVHRDATPLRSFEIDADLLIPPKHPYDNDPEFNRFWRGEVDRHIDLWVNHALSAKCRARSLVVRLEEELAPWRPRRPLRAFASPYLTRIHLDAVHLVGRQLDFSCCPALLRLALVRCRLEGDALVSPSLERLAIVDCQSEIGGDPEALDEMLHTSLSTPRLCFLEISGNYDPEQFLERMHLPLLTEDNVWYTREANVYSWQW; encoded by the coding sequence atgagcggcggcggcgacctATTCGGCGCGCTGCCGGAAGAGCTCCTGCACCACGTGCTGTCCTTCCTGCCGTCGCGCGAGGCCGTTAAGTCGTCCCTTCTCTCCCgccggtggcgccacctctggcgaTCCACCCCGGCCTTCCGCGTCCGCGGCAATGGCCACGGCTTCCGACTCTTCGTCAACAGCCTGATCGTCCACCGCGACGCGACGCCGCTGCGCTCGTTCGAGATCGACGCCGACCTGTTGATACCCCCCAAACACCCGTACGACAATGACCCTGAGTTCAACAGGTTCTGGCGCGGCGAGGTCGACCGCCACATCGACCTATGGGTCAACCACGCCCTGTCCGCCAAGTGCCGCGCCCGCTCGCTGGTGGTCCGCTTGGAGGAAGAGCTCGCCCCTTGGCGCCCGCGGCGTCCCCTCCGCGCATTCGCCTCGCCGTACCTGACGAGGATCCACCTCGACGCCGTCCACCTCGTCGGCCGCCAGCTCGACTTCTCTTGCTGCCCGGCGCTGCTGCGTCTCGCGCTCGTGCGCTGCCGCCTCGAGGGTGACGCCCTCGTGTCGCCGTCGCTGGAGCGTCTCGCCATCGTCGACTGCCAGAGCGAGATCGGTGGAGATCCGGAAGCACTCGACGAGATGTTGCACACGAGCTTGTCCACGCCGAGGCTCTGTTTTCTGGAGATCTCTGGTAACTATGACCCGGAACAGTTCCTGGAGAGGATGCATTTGCCTTTGTTGACGGAGGACAACGTATGGTATACACGTGAAGCTAATGTCTATTCCTGGCAATGGTGA